ACATAATCAATAGCACCAGATGCACAAAGAGCTGAAAATTCACCTAAAGAGTGTCCTAAAAAAAGTTCTGCTTTAACACCTGGGCAAGCATCTTTAAATAGCTTATAAGCTATCATTTGCACAAGTAGAATTGCTGGTTGAGTGAAAGCAGTTTGACCTAATTTTTCATTCTCTTCAAACATTAACTCTTTAAAGTCAACACCTATTCTCTCACCCGCTTTTTCAAACATCTCACGTGCAACTTCAGAATTTTCGTAAAAATCTTTTCCCATTCCTACAGCTTGAGAACCTTGCCCTGCAAATATCATTGCTATTTTATTCATTGTTTTCCTTTAAATATTATTTATTATCTGCTATTTTTTTTCTTAAAGTATTTCTATTTAACCCTAATCTATCAGCTAATTGTAATTGAGATTTAAACTTCTCTAAACCAGCTTCAATCAAAGGTACTTCGTAAAGATGTAGAAACTTTCTATAGTCATTGTTTGAGCCAAGTCTATCTGCAAGATAATTATGCATAATACTCATAAGTTCATCCTCACTAATATCAGCAAAAAGTGAACTGATAATTATTTGTCTTTTTAAAGAGTTTGAGTTTGTAGAGAGATCAGGCTTAAAACTATCAAAATTTATTTTATTGGATGTATTAAATAATTTTGATGCTTCATCTGCATAAATCTTAATTAGTTCATTTACATCTTCTGGTCTTTGACTTAATGGCGGTATATCAAACTTTATACTACATACTTCATCAATATACTCACTATAAAAAGAGCTTTTAGCCGTAGCTATTAATCTAATTGATTTTTCTACAATTTTATCTAAAACTATTTTTATATTAGGTACATTTTCTAAATTTACAATTATTATTTGATTTGTACTTTCTAGTGTAGATAAAATATCTTCGTAATCTTTGCCATCAAGGATTGGAGCATCATTTAATATATATCTAGCTAACGTTTTTTTACCAACACCAACTTCACCACTTATTAGGGCATTTACATTAAGTGTTTTTAATAATGTAGCTGTTTTATATGCCTGTGCACTAGATGCACAAGCAGTTACGAAATTAGTGGCATCCACAGCCAGAGCCGCCGCCAGAACCACAACAACCATCATCAGACGGTTTGTTTTCAGCCGGTATTCCTGTCATTGCTTCTTCAGCTGTTGCTTCACGTACGTTATTGATTGTAACAGTAAACATTAAATCTTTTCCAGCTAAAGGGTGATTAAAATCGATAATTACACTTTCAGCACCGATCTCATTTACAACAACTTGAACAGTTCCTCCATCTTCACCTTGACCATATAGAGTCATACCAACTTCTAAATCAATTCCTGCAAACTGCTCTTTTGGAACTTCTTGTTTAGCTTCAGCATTGTACTCACCGTAAGCATCTGCTGCTTTTACAAGTACATCACCTTTTTCTCCAATAGCCATCTCTTTAATTCCATTCTCTAAACCTGGAATTATTTGACCTTTTCCAAACATAAATACAAGTGGAGCTCCACCTACATTTCCATCAACTAATTTTTCA
The Sulfurimonas sp. genome window above contains:
- a CDS encoding helix-turn-helix domain-containing protein; the encoded protein is MMVVVVLAAALAVDATNFVTACASSAQAYKTATLLKTLNVNALISGEVGVGKKTLARYILNDAPILDGKDYEDILSTLESTNQIIIVNLENVPNIKIVLDKIVEKSIRLIATAKSSFYSEYIDEVCSIKFDIPPLSQRPEDVNELIKIYADEASKLFNTSNKINFDSFKPDLSTNSNSLKRQIIISSLFADISEDELMSIMHNYLADRLGSNNDYRKFLHLYEVPLIEAGLEKFKSQLQLADRLGLNRNTLRKKIADNK
- a CDS encoding peptidylprolyl isomerase translates to MAIEANQIVSIEYEVRDGEKLVDGNVGGAPLVFMFGKGQIIPGLENGIKEMAIGEKGDVLVKAADAYGEYNAEAKQEVPKEQFAGIDLEVGMTLYGQGEDGGTVQVVVNEIGAESVIIDFNHPLAGKDLMFTVTINNVREATAEEAMTGIPAENKPSDDGCCGSGGGSGCGCH